A region of Geoalkalibacter sp. DNA encodes the following proteins:
- the lysC gene encoding Rz1-like lysis system protein LysC, producing the protein MKNGRLAALWLLPMLLSLGCSPRIETRYVYVYPGKHLLAPTPTPKPWYGITCEDWPTVYAPMMERAIEECNADKKAIIQQQED; encoded by the coding sequence ATGAAGAATGGCAGGCTTGCCGCACTGTGGCTACTCCCGATGCTCTTATCGCTCGGCTGCTCGCCACGGATTGAGACGCGCTATGTGTATGTCTACCCGGGAAAACACCTGCTGGCCCCCACGCCGACGCCGAAGCCGTGGTACGGGATCACCTGCGAGGATTGGCCGACGGTTTACGCCCCGATGATGGAGCGGGCCATCGAAGAATGCAACGCCGACAAAAAAGCGATCATCCAACAACAGGAAGACTGA
- a CDS encoding glycoside hydrolase family protein — protein sequence MLETLLRLHEGERLKVYRCPGGKLTIGVGRNLEDRGITAEESAMLLRNDIADFRARLIAVLPWVRQLDEVRQAVLVDMAFNLGVAGLLNFRQTLANVQAGDYREAAAQMLRSRWADQVKTRAVRLSEMMRSGQWPRDL from the coding sequence ATGCTTGAAACCTTACTGCGACTGCACGAAGGAGAGCGGCTGAAGGTGTATCGCTGCCCCGGCGGAAAACTCACCATCGGGGTCGGCAGGAACCTGGAGGATCGCGGCATCACCGCCGAGGAATCGGCGATGCTGCTGCGCAACGACATCGCCGATTTTCGCGCGCGGCTCATCGCGGTTCTTCCCTGGGTGCGCCAGCTTGACGAGGTGCGCCAGGCGGTGCTGGTCGACATGGCGTTCAATCTCGGCGTCGCCGGGCTGTTGAATTTTCGGCAAACCCTCGCAAATGTGCAGGCGGGCGATTATCGAGAAGCCGCCGCGCAAATGCTGCGCAGCCGCTGGGCCGACCAGGTCAAGACACGCGCGGTGCGGCTCTCGGAGATGATGAGGAGCGGGCAATGGCCGAGGGATCTGTGA